Proteins from a genomic interval of Deltaproteobacteria bacterium:
- a CDS encoding carboxymuconolactone decarboxylase family protein, translated as MGRLRQVSKAEAPPEVLEVYRQFFGDRDPVREPGTTTGTPGDYWTTFALVPDLFLMARNDLMGLLQPGRKLDPKLRELAILRTGIVGDSKFEYSQHLKVARMVGVSENKLAAIKGWTTSDVFSPVERAVMAAADEILSRNLVEDATFAALRKHLSDPEILELFVVIGLWRMHGLIVRALHLEYDNDTTSRMAEVPAPAAK; from the coding sequence ATGGGTCGATTACGCCAAGTATCAAAAGCCGAAGCCCCGCCAGAAGTATTGGAAGTGTATCGTCAATTCTTTGGTGACCGCGACCCCGTCAGAGAGCCAGGAACTACGACCGGAACACCGGGTGACTACTGGACAACGTTTGCGTTAGTTCCGGACCTTTTCTTGATGGCAAGAAATGACCTTATGGGGTTGCTACAACCAGGACGTAAGCTTGACCCCAAACTGCGCGAACTGGCAATTCTGCGTACCGGCATCGTCGGTGACTCAAAATTTGAATACTCCCAACATCTGAAAGTGGCGCGCATGGTTGGCGTGTCTGAAAACAAACTCGCAGCGATTAAAGGCTGGACAACCAGTGATGTGTTCTCGCCAGTCGAACGCGCGGTGATGGCGGCGGCGGATGAAATCCTGTCACGGAACTTGGTTGAAGATGCCACGTTTGCAGCCTTGCGAAAGCACTTATCTGATCCTGAGATTCTCGAACTGTTCGTGGTGATCGGATTGTGGCGCATGCACGGGTTGATTGTGCGTGCGCTACACCTTGAGTACGATAACGATACCACTTCGCGTATGGCAGAAGTGCCAGCTCCAGCGGCGAAGTAA
- a CDS encoding SDR family NAD(P)-dependent oxidoreductase, producing MKEFKDRVAVVTGAASGIGRAMAERFATAGMKIVLADVEEGALKKTEGEMRAQGATTLSVVTDVSQAAQVDALARKTLDTFGAVHIVCNNAGVGGDMGTTWDQTLENWQWVIGVNLWGVIHGIHTFVPIMQQQGTEGHIVNTASMAGHLSSPFMSVYDVTKFAVVTMSESLHLELLMNASPIKVSVLCPGFVKTNIIDSARNRPAHLTTPERPIPESYQAFAEMARMMIAGGMPPSEVAEKVFQAIVNEQFYIFPHPEFMQFVRTRMENILSGTNPTFNPPVPMPEGTDKL from the coding sequence ATGAAGGAGTTCAAAGATCGGGTTGCCGTTGTCACTGGTGCCGCGAGCGGCATTGGGCGCGCCATGGCCGAGCGCTTTGCCACAGCAGGGATGAAAATCGTACTTGCTGATGTCGAAGAAGGTGCGCTGAAAAAGACCGAGGGCGAAATGCGCGCGCAGGGTGCAACGACATTGAGTGTTGTGACCGATGTGTCACAAGCCGCTCAGGTCGATGCATTGGCACGCAAAACGCTCGATACCTTCGGAGCGGTTCACATCGTGTGCAACAATGCAGGTGTTGGCGGCGACATGGGCACCACCTGGGACCAAACGCTGGAAAACTGGCAGTGGGTCATTGGCGTCAACCTGTGGGGAGTGATCCACGGTATCCACACCTTCGTGCCGATCATGCAACAGCAAGGCACCGAAGGCCACATCGTCAACACCGCCTCGATGGCTGGGCATCTTTCTTCGCCGTTTATGTCGGTCTATGACGTCACCAAGTTTGCGGTGGTCACGATGTCGGAGTCGCTTCATCTCGAATTGTTGATGAATGCTTCACCGATCAAAGTGTCGGTGTTGTGTCCTGGTTTTGTCAAAACCAACATCATCGACTCTGCTCGGAACCGCCCCGCGCATCTGACGACACCAGAGCGACCAATTCCGGAATCCTATCAAGCATTCGCCGAGATGGCACGGATGATGATTGCGGGCGGCATGCCACCATCAGAAGTGGCAGAGAAAGTTTTTCAGGCCATCGTCAACGAACAGTTCTATATTTTCCCACATCCCGAGTTTATGCAGTTTGTCCGCACACGAATGGAAAATATCCTCTCGGGTACCAATCCGACGTTTAATCCGCCTGTTCCGATGCCTGAAGGGACGGATAAGCTGTGA